Proteins from a genomic interval of Papaver somniferum cultivar HN1 chromosome 4, ASM357369v1, whole genome shotgun sequence:
- the LOC113272452 gene encoding germin-like protein subfamily T member 2, with protein MTTKTNSPAIFFVIFSLVVLLFTISPCFSDPDALQDFCVANLNAATSINGFPCKLEADVSSSDFFFSGLMNEADTDGIFGIGTSTGNVRSFPGLNTLGLSTSRVDFAPNGSIPLHTHPRASETGFVLKGEVLVGFISTKSVLYSKVLKAGEMFVVPKGLVHFQKNVGLGKATTLNTFNSHLAGTVILSTIFISSPGIPNGILAQNFQVDETVVASIKSKLGAL; from the coding sequence ATGACTACTAAAACCAATTCACCCGCAATCTTTTTCGTTATTTTCTCTCTGGTGGTGCTATTATTCACCATTTCGCCGTGCTTTTCTGACCCTGATGCGCTACAAGACTTTTGTGTTGCTAATCTAAATGCTGCGACGTCCATAAATGGGTTCCCATGTAAACTTGAAGCGGATGTATCATCAAGTGACTTCTTCTTTAGTGGTTTGATGAATGAAGCGGACACCGACGGTATTTTTGGCATTGGCACATCAACAGGTAATGTTCGTTCCTTCCCTGGGTTAAACACCCTTGGACTTTCAACGAGTCGAGTCGACTTTGCACCTAATGGAAGTATCCCACTTCATACACATCCTCGAGCATCCGAAACTGGATTCGTCCTAAAGGGAGAAGTACTCGTTGGCTTCATAAGCACTAAAAGTGTTCTTTACTCCAAAGTTCTGAAAGCTGGAGAGATGTTTGTGGTACCTAAGGGACTTGTCCACTTTCAGAAAAACGTCGGGCTGGGGAAGGCCACTACTCTGAATACTTTCAATAGCCATCTGGCTGGGACTGTCATCCTTAGCACTATCTTCATTTCTAGCCCTGGCATTCCTAATGGTATTTTGGCTCAGAACTTCCAAGTTGATGAAACAGTTGTCGCTAGCATCAAATCCAAACTTGGTGCTCTCTAA
- the LOC113273832 gene encoding berberine bridge enzyme-like 8: MGTLSNFFSIMVLLLFTSFVFSVSLGMPSSIHCNFLHCLDQSSQSSIPVYTPNNSNYLSILKSTIQNLKFLSSTTPKPHLIIAPLHQSHVQAIVVCSRRHGIQIKVRSGGHDYEGLSYVSDVPFLIVDMFNLRSITVDVEDRTAWVQSGALLGELYYRIAEQSHVLGFPAGVCPTVGAGGYFSGGGYGAMLRKYGLAADNVIDAQLVDVRGRILSRESMGEDLFWAIRGGGGGSFGIIISWKIKLVDVPPIVTVFTISKILEQGATSIVHKWQEIAHKLPNELFIRVLIKPLNSTKKMEKTVQASFNSLFLGDAEKLLILMKDRFPELGLRRKDCIETSWIRSTLYFANYQVEATPDILLNMTQAKEFSKGKSDYVKEPIPQIGLQGIWKRLLLQEDSSLTFTPYGGRMNEISEYEIPFPHRNGTFYQIMYKVSWKEAPRFAKQLSWIRELYSYMAPYVSKNPRQAYVNYRDLDLGRSKNGTTNYLRGRAWGTKYFKNNYERLVYVKSKYDPYNFFRNEQSIPTVALPQPHTREAAVDYI; the protein is encoded by the coding sequence ATGGGTACTCTATCAAACTTTTTCTCTATAATGGTTTTGCTTCTGTTTACTTCTTTTGTGTTCTCAGTTTCTCTGGGAATGCCAAGTTCAATTCATTGCAACTTTCTTCATTGCCTTGACCAAAGTTCTCAAAGTTCTATACCAGTCTATACCCCAAACAATTCTAATTATTTGTCTATCTTGAAATCCACTATACAAAACCTCAAGTTCTTATCATCCACTACCCCAAAACCCCATCTCATCATTGCACCTTTGCACCAATCCCATGTTCAAGCAATTGTAGTTTGTTCTAGAAGACATGGAATTCAGATCAAAGTTCGAAGTGGAGGTCATGACTATGAAGGCCTGTCTTATGTATCCGATGTACCGTTCCTTATCGTTGATATGTTCAATCTTAGATCCATTACTGTTGACGTTGAGGATCGTACTGCATGGGTCCAGTCTGGTGCATTGCTGGGTGAACTTTATTACAGAATTGCAGAACAAAGTCATGTTCTTGGTTTTCCTGCAGGAGTTTGTCCTACTGTAGGTGCAGGTGGATACTTCAGTGGAGGCGGGTACGGTGCTATGCTAAGGAAATATGGCCTTGCAGCTGATAATGTTATTGATGCCCAATTAGTAGATGTCCGGGGAAGAATTCTCAGCAGAGAGTCCATGGGCGAAGACTTGTTTTGGGCTATTCGTGGAGGCGGTGGAGGGAGCTTCGGAATCATTATTTCGTGGAAGATCAAATTGGTTGATGTGCCACCAATTGTAACTGTTTTTACCATCAGCAAAATCTTGGAACAAGGTGCAACTTCAATTGTCCATAAATGGCAAGAAATTGCACATAAACTCCCAAATGAACTCTTCATTAGAGTTCTCATAAAACCATTAAACTCTACTAAGAAAATGGAGAAAACAGTCCAAGCTTCATTCAACTCTTTATTTCTTGGAGATGCAGAGAAgcttttgattttgatgaaagatCGATTTCCTGAGCTCGGTTTGAGGAGGAAAGATTGTATCGAAACGAGTTGGATTCGTTCGACGCTCTACTTTGCAAATTATCAAGTCGAAGCAACTCCAGATATTTTACTGAATATGACTCAAGCTAAAGAGTTCTCCAAGGGAAAATCTGATTATGTGAAAGAACCCATTCCACAAATTGGATTACAAGGGATATGGAAAAGACTATTACTACAAGAAGACTCATCGCTGACATTCACTCCTTATGGTGGAAGaatgaatgagatttcagaatACGAAATTCCATTTCCACATAGAAATGGCACATTTTATCAGATCATGTACAAAGTGTCTTGGAAAGAAGCACCACGGTTCGCAAAACAATTGAGTTGGATTAGAGAACTATACAGTTACATGGCTCCATATGTTTCCAAGAATCCGAGACAAGCATATGTCAACTATAGAGACCTTGATTTAGGCCGAAGCAAAAATGGAACAACAAATTACTTAAGAGGTAGAGCTTGGGGAACAAAGTACTTCAAGAACAACTATGAAAGATTAGTGTACGTTAAAAGCAAGTATGATCCGTATAACTTCTTTAGAAATGAACAAAGTATTCCAACTGTCGCACTGCCACAACCACACACCAGAGAAGCTGCGGTTGATTACATATGA
- the LOC113275372 gene encoding uncharacterized protein LOC113275372 encodes MSKSSIMESITYDLNVDVKKIDSESDSDDDTPLQLRINNLQPKGCNISNKRLKISQGLSFPELSIQVKVERADDNMMSSGSQFAVVALEKVKTEIDDDSGTDELDHIPLSERRRMLISRQSMETVSHQHDAGNMEGVYVETSFAPLVNVKVETLENGLASPHRNEPGISLVDKMLGIKTEMGISWISDEDELDHMSLRERLRLLTAKKVSDTEDSGPSECSQKSVPSVEKCKPTSSENAKSEVKTRPRKRKKTATNCAETALEEDAPGLLKVLVDKGILLDEIKLYGGIESEDALDSSFDENSFEDLQFVISKLFAQRETLFKFAPLQGGKGSKAANYCLSCLISLVEQARYLQFMKWPVEWGWCRDLQSFIFVFERHNRIVLERPEYGYATYFFELVNALPVEWQIKRLVMTMKLTRCSRATIIENRS; translated from the exons ATGAGTAAAtcttcaatcatggaatcaattACTTATGATTTGAATGTTGATGTGAAGAAGATTGATTCTGAGAGTGATAGCGATGATGATACTCCATTACAACTACGAATCAACAATCTCCAGCCAAAAGGATGTAATATCTCGAATAAAAGGCTAAAAAT ATCTCAGGGTCTAAGTTTTCCTGAACTTAGTATTCAAGTGAAGGTTGAACGTGCTGATGACAACATGATGAGTTCAGGCAGTCAGTTCGCAGTTGTTGCTCTGGAGAAGGTCAAGACTGAAATCGATGATGATTCTGGAACAGATGAGCTTGACCATATCCCGCTAAGTGAACGTCGGAGGATGTTAATATCAAG GCAGTCAATGGAAACAGTGTCTCACCAGCATGATGCTGGTAACATGGAG GGAGTTTATGTGGAAACGTCATTTGCCCCTCTTGTCAATGTGAAAGTCGAGACATTGGAGAATGGCCTGGCGAGTCCACACAGAAATGAGCCTGGTATCTCATTAGTCGACAAGATGCTAGGGATCAAGACTGAAATGGGAATTTCTTGGATATCCGATGAAGATGAGCTAGACCATATGTCACTTCGAGAAAGGTTGAGGTTGTTGACTGCAAAGAAGGTTTCTGATACGGAAGACTCCGGGCCTTCAGAATGTTCGCAAAAATCTGTGCCATCGGTGGAAAAGTGTAAACCTACATCCTCAGAGAATGCTAAATCTGAAGTCAAAACTCGCCCACGGAAGCGAAAAAAGACTGCAAC GAATTGTGCAGAAACAGCTCTAGAAGAGGATGCTCCTGGACTTCTAAAG GTTCTTGTTGATAAAGGGATACTTCTAGATGAAATTAAGTTATATGGTGGCATAGAAAGTGAAGATGCTCTGGATAGCTCCTTCGATGAGAATAGCTTTGAAGATCTTCAGTTTGTAATTTCAAAG CTTTTTGCTCAGCGTGAAACTTTATTTAAGTTCGCCCCACTACAAGGTGGAAAGGGATCAAAAGCTGCCAATTACTGCTTATCTTGTTTAATTTCACTAGTTGAGCAG GCGCGCTATCTTCAGTTCATGAAGTGGCCTGTTGAATGGGGATGGTGTCGAGACCTCCAGTCCTTTATATTTGTGTTTGAAAGACATAACAG AATTGTTCTGGAGCGTCCAGAATATGGGTATGCAACATACTTCTTTGAGCTAGTGAATGCTTTACCAGTCGAATGGCAAATAAAACGCCTGGTGATGACAATGAAGCTTACCCGCTGTAGCAGAGCCACCATCATCGAGAACAGATCATAA